The Kribbella amoyensis genomic sequence GCGTCCCCAGTGGTGTCTCCAGATGACAGAGACTCACGTCGGCCGCCTGCACCAGCGGTTTCACGCCACTCAGCAACGGTGCGAAGTCCCAGCGACCAGCTGAACCGTCACGGCGAGCGGTCGTCCACAAGCGCTCGTGCAGCAGGACGTCCCCGGTCGCCACCAGGCTGATCTGATCCACCTTTGGCGTCTCCGGCGTCACCGACCCGTGCGGCGCGGACCCACCGCGGCCGGACGACGGCCCCGGCACATCGGCACAGCCGGTCATCAGCAGCCCGGCCAGAACCCCGGCTGCCAGAACCCCGCGCCACCGCCGCAAACCATCCATATGCCCGAGCCCCCGGAGCCCGTCCACCCGAACGGATCACCAGGAAGACGCCCCGCCCCCGCGGAAAGTTGCCCCCGTGGGCCAAGCCCCACCACCCACGGTACGCCCGGCACTCCGCCGGGAATCCAGAGCTGCTCGCAGGATCCGTCAGCCCTGTCGGCCGGCACCGCGGTCAGGTGCTCGCCGTCAGCTGGGTCGCCGTCAAGTGGGTCGCCGTCAGTTGGGTCGCCGTCGGCTGGGGTGCCCCGTGCCGTCGATCGCGGACTGGTCGACGACCGACGCAACTCGATCAGGCGATGAGTCCGCCGCCGGCTGCCTTCTCCTCGGGGACCAGCTCGCCCTCGCAGCCCTGGACGAGCGCGTCCAGCGAGAGGTCCAGCGTCGCCGCGACAGCCGCGACGGTGAACAGGGCCGGCGTCGGGATCCGCCCGGTCTCGATCTTGCGCAGCGTGTCCACCGAGACACCACAGGCGGCGGCGACCTCGACCATGCTGCGTTCGCCCCGCGCCTCGCGGAGCAGCCGGCCGAGCTGCCGACCGCGTTCACGGTCCCAGCTGGAAAGTGGAGGTCGCACCATGAGCGTGATTATAGTACCGGTATAACTATCCCGTGAAGCTGAGGAAGAAGCAGATGGTTGAGCTCAAGACGCCGACGGAGATCGAGCAGATGCACGCCGCCGGCCAGGTGGTCGCGGCAGCGCTCACCGCCGTCAAGAAACAGGCCGCGGTCGGCGTCACCCTCCGCGACCTGGACGAGGTCGCCCGGGACGTCCTCCGCGCCGCCGGCGCCACCTCGCTCTTCGAGGGATA encodes the following:
- a CDS encoding helix-turn-helix domain-containing protein, translated to MVRPPLSSWDRERGRQLGRLLREARGERSMVEVAAACGVSVDTLRKIETGRIPTPALFTVAAVAATLDLSLDALVQGCEGELVPEEKAAGGGLIA